In one window of Calypte anna isolate BGI_N300 chromosome 1, bCalAnn1_v1.p, whole genome shotgun sequence DNA:
- the MRTFA gene encoding LOW QUALITY PROTEIN: myocardin-related transcription factor A (The sequence of the model RefSeq protein was modified relative to this genomic sequence to represent the inferred CDS: inserted 4 bases in 4 codons; deleted 6 bases in 5 codons; substituted 1 base at 1 genomic stop codon), protein MLDKAKTLQPAYVGIVPLAETVSKQGKSCSSTYQDSYHSLREVLQLKLQQRRTREELVSQGIMPPLKSPAAFHEQRRSLERARTEDYLKRKIRSRPERSELVRMHILEETSAEPSLQAKQLKLKRARLADDLNEKIAQRPGPMELVEKNILPVESSLKEAIIVGQVNYPKVADNSSFDEDSSDALSPEQPASHESQGSVPSPMDSRICEPLPSTTGTSQAQGTSQLQISTDSSETLFLPEQPPPPLPPPPLLSPSLTNGVALTAAKPPPTLIKQSQPKSASEKSQRSKKAKELKPKVKKLKYHQYIPPHLKQDKGAPPMDSSYAKILQQQQLFLQLQILNQQQQQHYNYQTILPAPPKPPGEQQGGASAPAVRNLSTTVSSPSSVSSGSSGLMRQNSNAAVGKPGPLPANLDEMKVAELKQELKLRALPVSGTKTGLIERLRAYEEQNGAGSQTTPTPKPGTAARLSTGPALVTTSITPAEVVVATVTSGGVMKXGSTGSTPPVSPTPSERSQIARGDENSATGDSXGEMVTSPLTQLTLQASPVQFLVKEESSSXASCSVNAAPXLERCGHRXRRDAEVRDKDQMLQEKDKQIEELTRMLKQKQQLVEMLRLQLEQEKRSQQSLPAPAAAGEGAALASNPAAFGTQVKSENGFPSCQSAKQSSGQTDQFSPAPTASQMDAIESKPGWPKKAVMVKQEVPATEAEPPCQSHSPRLFLGQQGSALSDLIKGNPSPTLITDSTGTHIVLTVTKQSPERPGPLDPWKAGSSCPALQRIQSSPTKTSSQPPCQLPASIPEQPTQQQQQQPGGLNQSVRKPSSQPGSPAVPSPSQMELEQKQHTSLFGTPPPSLPVSSVAMKEPPGYEEAMKQQPKAQENGCASQQMDDLFDILIESGEISADFKDESSPTGKEPPVAPACSSPPSSHHSPELAVPVSLGQPVPVGRLEDFLESSTGLPLLTAGHDGPEPLSLIDDLHSEMLSSSAILDHPPSPMDTSELHFAHEPSGGIALDLAEANLDSMDWLELPGGPVMSLAPLSTAAPSLFSTDFLDGHDLQLHWDSCL, encoded by the exons ACAGAGGACTATCTGAAACGGAAAATCCGGTCCCGTCCAGAGAGATCAGAGCTGGTTAGGATGCACATTCTGGAAG AGACCTCAGCTGAACCGTCCTTGCAGGCTAAGCAGCTGAAGTTAAAGAGAGCCAGGCTGGCAGATGACCTCAATGAGAAGATAGCGCAGAGGCCAGGTCCCATGGAGCTGGTGGAGAAGAACATCTTGCCTGTGGAATCAAGCCTGAAAGAAGCCATTATAG TTGGACAGGTGAACTACCCAAAGGTTGCAGACAATTCCTCCTTTGATGAGGACAGCAGTGATGCCCTTTCCCCAGAACAGCCAGCCAGCCATGAGTCCCAGGGGTCTGTCCCATCACCAATGGACTCCCGGATTTGTGAGCCTCTCCCTAGCACCACTGGCACATCGCAAGCTCAG GGCACATCCCAATTGCAGATCAGTACAGACTCCAGTGAAACGCTTTTCCTACCTGAACAGCCACCCcctcctctgccacctccaCCTCTTCTGTCTCCTAGTCTTACCAATGGAGTGGCTCTTACTGCTGCCAAGCCACCACCAACACTCATTAAG caAAGCCAGCCCAAGTCTGCTAGTGAGAAGTCTCAGCGCAGTAAAAAAGCCAAGGAGTTGAAGCCGAAAGTCAAGAAGCTTAAATATCACCAGTATATTCCCCCACACCTAAAGCAGGACAAGGGAGCTCCTCCCATGGATTCATCCTATGCCAAaattctccagcagcagcagctctttctcCAGCTTCAGATCCtcaaccagcagcagcagcagcactacAACTATCAGACCATCCTGCCAGCTCCACCAAA gcctccaggagagcagcagggtggTGCCAGTGCCCCTGCTGTACGCAACCTCTCCACCACAGTCAGCAGCCCATCTTCAGTGTCCTCTGGTTCCAGTGGCCTGATGCGACAAAACAGTAATGCTGCAGTGGGCAAGCCTGGCCCTCTCCCTGCCAACTTAGATGAGATGAAG GTAGCAGAGCTGAAGCAAGAGCTGAAGTTGAGAGCTTTGCCTGTGTCTGGCACAAAGACAGGGCTGATAGAGCGTCTCAGAGCTTACGAAGAGCAGAATGGAGCAGGCAGCCAAACGACCCCCACTCCCAAGCCAGGCACAGCTGCAAGGCTGAGCACAGGTCCAGCCCTGGTCACCACCAGCATCACACCAGCAGAAGTGGTTGTGGCCACAGTCACCAGTGGAGGTGTGATGA TCGGCAGCACGGGCTCGACTCCTCCTGTTTCTCCAACTCCTTCTGAGCGCTCACAGATAGCACGGGGGGATGAGAACTCGGCCACTGGAGACA TTGGAGAGATGGTGACTTCACCCCTGACACAGCTCACCTTGCAGGCGTCTCCGGTGCAGTTCCTGGTGAAGGAAGAAAGCTCAA CTGCCTCCTGCAGCGTAAATGCGGCAC GGTTGGAGCGGTGCGGGCACCGGTAACGCAGGGATGCAGAAGTTAGGGACAAAGACCAGATG CTGCAGGAGAAGGACAAGCAGATCGAAGAGCTCACCCGCAtgctgaagcagaagcagcagctggttGAGATGCTGAGACTACAGCTAGAGCAGGAGAAGCGCTCTCAGCAGTCACTACCGGCCCCGGCGGCggcaggagaaggagcagcCCTTGCCTCCAACCCAGCG GCATTTGGCACCCAGGTCAAGAGTGAGAACGGTTTCCCGAGTTGCCAGTCTGCAAAGCAATCCAGTGGCCAAACAGACCAATTCAGCCCCGCGCCAACCGCTAGCCAAATGGACGCTATCGAATCCAAACCGGGGTGGCCAAAGAAAGCCGTGATGGTGAAGCAGGAGGTG CCGGCCACCGAAGCGGAGCCGCCGTGCCAGTCCCACAGCCCGCGGCTTTTC CTCGGCCAGCAAGGGAGCGCCCTGAGCGACCTCATCAAGGGCAACCCCTCCCCCACCCTCATCACCGACTCCACAGGGACCCACATCGTCCTCACCGTGACCAAGCAGAGCCCCGAGAGGCCAGGGCCTCTCGAcccctgg aaggcagggagtAGCTGCCCAGCCTTGCAG agaatACAATCGTCACCCACTAAAACTTCCAGCCAACCGCCATGTCAGCTACCTGCAAGCATCCCTGAGCAGCCcacgcagcagcagcagcagcagccaggaggacTAAACCAATCAGTCAGAAAG CCTTCATCACAGCCCGGCTCTCCTGCTgtcccttccccatcccagatggagctggagcagaaacAGCACACGTCGCTTTTTGGGACTCCTCCACCTTCTCTCCCTGTTTCCTCAGTTGCAATGAAAGAGCCACCAGGCTATGAGGAGGCCATGAAGCAACAGCCAAAGGCCCAG GAGAATGGCTGTGCCAGCCAGCAGATGGATGACCTGTTTGACATTCTGATCGAAAGCGGAG AGATTTCTGCTGATTTCAAGGATGAGTCGTCCCCCACTGGGAAAGAACCACCCGTGGCCCCAGCCTGCTCCTCACCACCCAGCAGCCACCATTCCCCCGAGCTGGCAGTGCCGGTGTCCCTGGGGCAGCCGGTGCCCGTGGGTCGGCTGGAGGACttcctggagagcagcaccGGCCTCCCGCTGCTGACCGCAGGCCACGATGGGCCAGAGCCCCTCTCCCTGATCGACGACCTCCACAGTGAGATGCTGAGCAGCTCGGCCATCCTGGACCACCCGCCTTCACCTATGGACACCTCGGAATTGCACTTTGCTCACGAGCCGTCTGGGGGCATAGCCCTGGATCTGGCTGAGGCTAACTTGGACAGCATGGACTGGCTGGAGCTGCCGGGGGGGCCTGTTATGAGCCTGGCTCCTCTTagcactgcagctcccagcctctTTTCCACAGACTTCCTTGATGGACACGACCTGCAGCTGCACTGGGATTCTTGCTTGTAA
- the SGSM3 gene encoding small G protein signaling modulator 3 isoform X1, producing MSGHHTPSAGGPFSALTPSIWPQEILAKYTQKEESIEQLEFHYDEFGFRVDKEDGAEPNSSKLLGVPLTEEPQQRLKWQAHLEFTHNHDVGDLTWDKIEVTLPHSDKLRSLVLAGIPHSMRPQLWMRLSGALQKKRSSEMSYRDIVKNSSNDETIAAKQIEKDLLRTMPSNACFSNMNSIGVPRLRRILRGLAWLYPDIGYCQGTGMVAASLLLFLEEEDAFWMMCAIIEELVPASYFSTTLMGVQTDQRVLRQLIVQYLPRLDKLLQEHDIELSLITLHWFLTSFASVVHIKLLLRIWDLFFYQGSLVLFQLTLGMLSLKEDELIQSENSASIFNTLSDIPSQMEDADVLLREAMRVAGSLTDVAVETQRRKHLAYLIADQGQLLNSSTTVNNLSKVVRRRTQRRKSGITSLLFGDDDLEALKAKNIKQTELVADLREAILQVARHFQCVDPKNCSIDLTPDYSMESHQQDHENYVACSRTRRRRAKALLDFERHDDDELGFRKNDIITIISQKDEHCWVGELNGLRGWFPAKFVEILDERSKEYSIAGDDSVTEGVTDLVRGTLCPALKSIFEHGLKKPSLLGGACHPWLFIEEAASREVERDFDSVYSRLVLCKTYRLDEDGKVLTPEELLYRAVQAVNMTHDAAHAQMDVKLRSLICVGLNEQVLHLWLEVLCSSLQTVEKWFHPWSFLRSPGWVQIKCELRVLCKFAFSLSQDWELPIKREEKEKKPLKEGVQDMLVKHHLFSWDIDG from the exons ATGTCAG GCCATCACACTCCCTCTGCTGGGGGTCCCTTCTCAGCACTCACTCCCAGCATTTGGCCTCAGGAGATCCTCGCAAAATACACACAG AAAGAAGAATCCATTGAGCAGCTGGAGTTCCACTATGATGAATTTGGCTTTCGAGTTGATAAGGAAG ACGGTGCTGAGCCAAACTCCAGCAAGCTTCTGGGGGTCCCACTGACGGAGGAGCCACAGCAGAGGCTCAAGTGGCAGGCTCATCTGGAATTCACACACAACCATGACGTGGGTGACCTCACCTGGGACAAAATTGAGGTCACCCTACCACATTCAGACAAGCTGCGCTCCCTGGTGCTAGCTGGCATACCACACAGCATGAGGCCACAG cTGTGGATGCGCCTCTCCGGAGCCTTGCAGAAGAAGAGGAGTTCAGAAATGTCATATCGGGATATCGTGAAAAACAGCTCTAATGATGAAACCATTGCTGCCAAACAG ATTGAGAAGGACTTGCTCCGCACGATGCCCAGCAACGCCTGTTTCTCCAACATGAACAGTATCGGGGTGCCGCGGCTACGCAGGATACTACGGGGACTTGCCTGGCTCTACCCAGATATTGGATATTGCCAAGGCACTGGCATG GTGgctgcctctctgctgctcttcttggAGGAGGAAGATGCCTTCTGGATGATGTGTGCTATCATTGAGGAACTGGTTCCTGCCTCCTACTTCAGCACCACTCTGATGGGAGTGCAGACAGACCAGCGTGTCCTGCGACAGCTCATCGTGCAGTACTTGCCCCGCCTGGACAAGTTGCTCCAGGAGCATGACATTG AGCTCTCCTTGATCACCTTGCACTGGTTCCTCACCTCTTTTGCTAGTGTTGTCCATATCAAGCTGCTGCTGCGTATTTGGGACCTCTTCTTCTACCAGGGGTCTTTGGTGCTGTTCCAGCTCACTTTAGGCATGCTCAGTTTGAAG GAGGATGAGCTAATCCAGTCGGAGAACTCTGCCTCAATCTTCAACACGCTCTCGGACATCCCAAGTCAGATGGAAGATGCAGATGTGCTGCTGCGGGAGGCGATGCGCGTGGCTGGCTCCCTGACAGATGTGGCGGTGGAGACCCAGCGTCGCAAACACTTGGCCTACCTCATTGCTGACCAAGGACAGCTGCTCAACTCCAGCACCACTGTCAACAATTTATCCAAA GTTGTGCGGCGCAGGACTCAGCGCAGGAAATCTGGCATCACCTCTCTGCTTTTTG GGGACGATGATCTGGAGGCACTGAAAGCCAAGAACATCAAGCAGACAGAGTTGGTGGCTGACCTGCGTGAGGCCATTCTCCAGGTGGCACGGCACTTCCAGTGTGTGGATCCAAAGAACTGCAGCATT GACCTGACTCCAGACTACAGCATGGAGAGCCACCAGCAGGACCACGAGAACTACGTGGCCTGTTCCCGCACCCGACGGCGTCGTGCCAAGGCACTGCTGGACTTTGAGCGCCATGACGATGACGAGTTGGGTTTCCGCAAGAACGACATCATTACG ATCATTTCCCAGAAGGATGAGCACTGTTGGGTGGGAGAGCTGAATGGACTGAGAG GTTGGTTCCCTGCAAAATTTGTGGAGATCTTGGATGAGCGGAGCAAagag TACTCCATTGCTGGAGATGACTCAGTCACAGAAGGGGTGACAGACTTGGTGCGAGGGACGCTGTGTCCAGCCCTGAAGTCCATATTTGAACATGGGTTGAAGAAGCCATCTCTGCTGGGGGGAGCCTGCCATCCCTGGCTCTTCATTGAAGAG GCTGCAAGCCGGGAAGTGGAACGGGACTTTGACTCCGTGTATTCTCGCCTTGTGCTCTGCAAGACTTACAG GCTCGATGAAGACGGCAAAGTCCTCActccagaggagctgctttACCGG GCAGTTCAGGCTGTGAACATGACACACGATGCTGCACATGCACAGATGGATGTGAAACTTCGTTCCCTCATCTGCGTTGGGCTCAA TGAGCAGGTGCTGCATTTGTGGCTGGAGGTGCTGTGCTCAAGCCTGCAGACCGTGGAGAAATGGTTCCATCCCTGGTCGTTCCTGCGGAGCCCTGGTTGGGTGCAGATCAAATGTGAGCTGAG AGTCCTCTGCAAATTTGCCTTCAGCCTCTCTCAGGACTGGGAGCTGCCAATAAAGAGGGAG gagaaggagaagaagccACTCAAGGAAGGGGTGCAGGACATGCTCGTGAAGCACCATCTCTTCAGTTGGGACATAGATGGGtga
- the SGSM3 gene encoding small G protein signaling modulator 3 isoform X2 — protein sequence MRPQLWMRLSGALQKKRSSEMSYRDIVKNSSNDETIAAKQIEKDLLRTMPSNACFSNMNSIGVPRLRRILRGLAWLYPDIGYCQGTGMVAASLLLFLEEEDAFWMMCAIIEELVPASYFSTTLMGVQTDQRVLRQLIVQYLPRLDKLLQEHDIELSLITLHWFLTSFASVVHIKLLLRIWDLFFYQGSLVLFQLTLGMLSLKEDELIQSENSASIFNTLSDIPSQMEDADVLLREAMRVAGSLTDVAVETQRRKHLAYLIADQGQLLNSSTTVNNLSKVVRRRTQRRKSGITSLLFGDDDLEALKAKNIKQTELVADLREAILQVARHFQCVDPKNCSIDLTPDYSMESHQQDHENYVACSRTRRRRAKALLDFERHDDDELGFRKNDIITIISQKDEHCWVGELNGLRGWFPAKFVEILDERSKEYSIAGDDSVTEGVTDLVRGTLCPALKSIFEHGLKKPSLLGGACHPWLFIEEAASREVERDFDSVYSRLVLCKTYRLDEDGKVLTPEELLYRAVQAVNMTHDAAHAQMDVKLRSLICVGLNEQVLHLWLEVLCSSLQTVEKWFHPWSFLRSPGWVQIKCELRVLCKFAFSLSQDWELPIKREEKEKKPLKEGVQDMLVKHHLFSWDIDG from the exons ATGAGGCCACAG cTGTGGATGCGCCTCTCCGGAGCCTTGCAGAAGAAGAGGAGTTCAGAAATGTCATATCGGGATATCGTGAAAAACAGCTCTAATGATGAAACCATTGCTGCCAAACAG ATTGAGAAGGACTTGCTCCGCACGATGCCCAGCAACGCCTGTTTCTCCAACATGAACAGTATCGGGGTGCCGCGGCTACGCAGGATACTACGGGGACTTGCCTGGCTCTACCCAGATATTGGATATTGCCAAGGCACTGGCATG GTGgctgcctctctgctgctcttcttggAGGAGGAAGATGCCTTCTGGATGATGTGTGCTATCATTGAGGAACTGGTTCCTGCCTCCTACTTCAGCACCACTCTGATGGGAGTGCAGACAGACCAGCGTGTCCTGCGACAGCTCATCGTGCAGTACTTGCCCCGCCTGGACAAGTTGCTCCAGGAGCATGACATTG AGCTCTCCTTGATCACCTTGCACTGGTTCCTCACCTCTTTTGCTAGTGTTGTCCATATCAAGCTGCTGCTGCGTATTTGGGACCTCTTCTTCTACCAGGGGTCTTTGGTGCTGTTCCAGCTCACTTTAGGCATGCTCAGTTTGAAG GAGGATGAGCTAATCCAGTCGGAGAACTCTGCCTCAATCTTCAACACGCTCTCGGACATCCCAAGTCAGATGGAAGATGCAGATGTGCTGCTGCGGGAGGCGATGCGCGTGGCTGGCTCCCTGACAGATGTGGCGGTGGAGACCCAGCGTCGCAAACACTTGGCCTACCTCATTGCTGACCAAGGACAGCTGCTCAACTCCAGCACCACTGTCAACAATTTATCCAAA GTTGTGCGGCGCAGGACTCAGCGCAGGAAATCTGGCATCACCTCTCTGCTTTTTG GGGACGATGATCTGGAGGCACTGAAAGCCAAGAACATCAAGCAGACAGAGTTGGTGGCTGACCTGCGTGAGGCCATTCTCCAGGTGGCACGGCACTTCCAGTGTGTGGATCCAAAGAACTGCAGCATT GACCTGACTCCAGACTACAGCATGGAGAGCCACCAGCAGGACCACGAGAACTACGTGGCCTGTTCCCGCACCCGACGGCGTCGTGCCAAGGCACTGCTGGACTTTGAGCGCCATGACGATGACGAGTTGGGTTTCCGCAAGAACGACATCATTACG ATCATTTCCCAGAAGGATGAGCACTGTTGGGTGGGAGAGCTGAATGGACTGAGAG GTTGGTTCCCTGCAAAATTTGTGGAGATCTTGGATGAGCGGAGCAAagag TACTCCATTGCTGGAGATGACTCAGTCACAGAAGGGGTGACAGACTTGGTGCGAGGGACGCTGTGTCCAGCCCTGAAGTCCATATTTGAACATGGGTTGAAGAAGCCATCTCTGCTGGGGGGAGCCTGCCATCCCTGGCTCTTCATTGAAGAG GCTGCAAGCCGGGAAGTGGAACGGGACTTTGACTCCGTGTATTCTCGCCTTGTGCTCTGCAAGACTTACAG GCTCGATGAAGACGGCAAAGTCCTCActccagaggagctgctttACCGG GCAGTTCAGGCTGTGAACATGACACACGATGCTGCACATGCACAGATGGATGTGAAACTTCGTTCCCTCATCTGCGTTGGGCTCAA TGAGCAGGTGCTGCATTTGTGGCTGGAGGTGCTGTGCTCAAGCCTGCAGACCGTGGAGAAATGGTTCCATCCCTGGTCGTTCCTGCGGAGCCCTGGTTGGGTGCAGATCAAATGTGAGCTGAG AGTCCTCTGCAAATTTGCCTTCAGCCTCTCTCAGGACTGGGAGCTGCCAATAAAGAGGGAG gagaaggagaagaagccACTCAAGGAAGGGGTGCAGGACATGCTCGTGAAGCACCATCTCTTCAGTTGGGACATAGATGGGtga